The following is a genomic window from Chitinophaga caseinilytica.
AGGTATTGCACGAGGCGGTAGAACAACTGCCCGAACTTGGCCGGTTTGGCCGCGTGCCGCGCAATATCGCGGACGCGCCGGGATTTGGAAGCGCCCGTGAGCGAGCCGGCCCCGAGGTCTGTCACCTCCACCACATCGCTGCTCTGCAACAGCCGCGTGCGCAACTGCTCCACCGGCCCGTATTCCGGACGGAAGCCCTTTTTATTGAGAACTTCTTCCACAAGACCGTACACGAAGGGCGAATGCACATCGTGCCGGTTGCCCGCCGTCATATAATAACGGATATATTTCTTAGCCAATGCCGCCTGGTGCCGTATGCTCAATGTCAATCAGTTTTAATCAAAAAACAGGGGTAATTCAGCCGCCAAAGGTATAAAAAAGGCCTAATACGACGATCGGGATTTATTGACTAGGGGTTATGCAGTAAAATTTATCACTATCTTTACATGTTGGAACTATTTTTGGCATTATATTTTCTTTAAGGTTTTCTTAACATAAAAAGGACATTTCAAGCATGCTCAAGCTAATCAGATGGATGATGCCATTTGCGATGACGGGATTTGTGACATTGACCGCCCTGGCGCAGGACCCTACGCCCACGCCTCCGACGGATATAAAGCCGCCGCAGGTAAGGACCGCCGATACGACCATCAAGAAAATCATGGAGGATCTGCAAAAAGTGTCCGACAGCGATAAACAGAACGCCAAAGCCATCGAACAGCTGTCGCTCGGCCGGGAACTGGACAATATCACCAAATACGACCTGATCAAGAACAACCTCATCCAGGCCACCGAAACCTACTATCTGCTCAACAAAAAGATTATCGACCTCAAATCCAGGACCACCACTTCCAACCTGGACGTGTTCATCACCTCGCTCAACAACCCGGAAAGCAAGGAACTCGGTTTTTCACTGAGCGACCGCGTCGTGGAACTGGTCGAAAAGATTATCCTCAAAGGTAAATCCGACAAGAACGAGCGCAATACCAAGCTGGTGGAATCCACCAAATCCATCATCAACAGCCCGATCTTCAAATCATTCACCTCCCTCACCCCGCCCCTGGCCATCGCCAGCTCGGTGATGAACTTCCTCCACAGCGTGAGCCAATCCAACAAGGCCATTAACCACAAACTGCTGCAGGATTTCGAAAAGGAGCTGAATAAATACGTGATCTATTACACGGCCCTCAACGATGCGAACCAGAAATTCGAATTCGGCCTCAACTTCAATAAAGACCAGCTTTCCCTGCTGCAAGACAATATGTACGACCACCTCGCCTTCACCGCGCAGGTGCTCAAAACGCCCCTTCCCGCACGTGGCAATAAAACCATCGCCGAATCGCTGAACGAATATTTCATCGATTTCCGGAAAGATAAAGTGGTGGATTTCTTCGCAAAACTGGAAGCCCAGTATTCCAAAGGCGGAAAAATCAACTACGAAGGCCTCCTGCGCGACAATCCCAACCTGAAGGAAGCGAACAACCAGCTCGAAGACCTCGTGCTGATGACCAAACGCTTCGAAAACCTCTATAACGAGTACTTCAGCCTCCTGGATTCCTATTATACCAAGGTGAACCACTCGCTCCGCCTCGCGCAAGACAATGCCCTGGCAGAACGCGCCATCGTGGAAGCCAAACAGAACGAGTTCCGCGGCCTCAAAAACGAAGCCGTTCAGGAAATCCAGGCGTCCATCAACATGCGCGAGCTCACCCTCAACGTCGACAAGATCAAATACCGTTACCGGATCTTCTAAAATCAGGCAACGATCACACCATATTCATTACGAACGGCACCCACGCCGTTCGTAATTTTTTTATAGATATCGCCTATTGATCCCTTAACTTGCAATTGATTTTACCAATATCATGACTACGGTACAACTGGAATATGTAGTAGCGGTAGACACGCACAGAAGCTTCGTTACCGCCGCGGAAAAATGCTTTGTGACCCAGCCCACGCTGAGCATGCAGATCCAAAAACTGGAAGACGAGCTGGGCGTGAAGATCTTCGACCGGAGCAAACTGCCGGTGGTGCCCACCGAGATCGGTTCGGCCGTCATCGCCCAGGCGCGCATCATCATCAAGGAAAATGCCCGCATCCGCGAAATCATCGCAGACCGCAAGAAGGAAGTACAAGGCACCCTGAAAGTTGGGATCATCCCCACCCTCGCCCCCTACCTCCTCCCCCGCGTATTAACGGCCTTCCTGAAAAAATACCCGAAAGTGAAACTGGAAGTCTGGGAATATTCCACCGAACAGATCATCCAGCTACTGCGGCAGGAACAGCTCGACTGCGGCCTCCTGGCCACCCCGCTCCACAACCAGCACCTCGAAGAACACCCGCTGTTTTACGAAAACTTCGTCATCTACGCCGCCAAAAGCAACAAACTGTCGGAAAAGAAACTCGTGGACGTGGCAGACCTCGATGCGAAAGACATCTGGGTCCTCAACGAAGGCCATTGCATGCGCAACCAGGTGCTGAACATCTGCCAGGACAAGTTCGGCATGGGCGAATTCAAGAACCTCGAATACAACACCGGCAGCGTGGAAACCCTCAAACGCATGGTGGAGCTCAACGAAGGTTATACCATCCTGCCGGAGCTCAGCCTGCAGGACCTTACCGCCAAACAACTCAACATGGTCCGCTTCTTCCGGTCGCCCGAGCCCGTGCGCGAGATCAGCCTCGTCACGCACCGGTATTTCATCAAACAGGCGCTCATCGAAGCTTTCCGGAAAGAAATACTGGCCAGCGTCCCCGAAAAGATGCGCACCCGCAAAACGCGCAAGGTGATCGACATCCTGCTGGAAAAACCTTAACTTGGTCTTACCGGCTGCCCGCCCTCGCAGCCCGATACAGATGCCACGTTTATGAACACACAGGAATTGCAGCGCCGCATCGCGTTGTACGACGACGAAGCCGCTTACAGGGAACTGTTCGACAGGTTTTACAAGCCCCTGCTCCAGTTTGCCACTGCTTTCACCCGGTCGCGGGAAGCGGCCGAAGAAGCCGTGTCTGACGTGTTCATCAACATCTGGGAACGCCGCCACCAGCTCGATTCGATCGACAATCTCCCCGTTTATCTCTACGTTTCCACCCGCAACGCTTCCCTGAAACATCTCCTCAAACAACAGAAACGATCGTCCGTTCCGCTGGACGATCTGGTGATGGAACCTGAAAGTCCAGCCCCGGACCCGGAGCAGACGCTGCTGACCGCCGAAATGGCCTTACAGTTGCAGCAAGCCATCCAGCAATTGCCGCCGCGCTGCAAGATCGTGTTCAAACTGATCCGGGAAGACGGGCTGCGGTACAAGGAAGTGGCGCAAATCCTCAATATTTCCGTCAAAACGATCGACAATCAGCTCGCCATTGCCCTGCAAAAGATCGGGACGGCGTTGAAAATGAAATTAAAAAAGTCGACAAAAGACTGATTATCAAACCTTCACGATTGAACGAAAAATATTTTTGATTTTCCTTTGGTAGATTTCGGGGGATAGCGGCTCCTTATTGCGTAACACCGACGTTATGCAAATGGAAGACCGTATTTGGGAACTGATTGCCCGGAAGCTGGCGGGAGAAGCTTCGCAGGAAGAGTTGCGGGAGCTGGAAGGGCTCCTGCGCGACCATCCGGAGCTGCACATCCCCGTGCAGGCGGTGGCCGACATGTGGCCCCGGAAGGCCGGCAGGCCCGATGCGGAAACGGCAGCGGCCTGGGACCGGCACCAGGAACGGATGCGGCAGGCGGGCATCCGGGACATGGAGCCTGTTTCCCACGAGCCCTTCCAGCTGGAAGCGGTGCGCGCCCGGCCGTGGAAGCGGTATGCGGGATGGGCCGCAGCGGCAGCGGTACTGGTACTGGCTGCCACCTGGCTTTTCCGTTCGCAGACGGGCCATCCTGAGCTGGCGGCGGCCCCCAGCGAAGTGCTCGTCAAATACGGCAGCAAAACCCGCGTGCAATTGCCCGACGGCACCACCGTTTGGCTCAATGCCGGCAGTAAACTCACCTACGGGCGCGATTTCGGCAGCGGCAGCCGGGAAGTGGACCTTTCGGGCGAAGGGTTCTTCGATGTCGCCAAAGACCCCGAGCGGCCTTTCATCATCCGCACCAGCAGAATGAACGTCCGCGTGCTCGGCACGCGGTTCAACCTGCGTGCATACCCCAACGACAAATCCTCCGAAGCAGCGCTTCTCCAGGGCAGCATCGAAGTTTCCCTCAGCAGCCGGCCGGCGGAGCGCTTCCTCCTCAAACCCAATGAAAAAATCGTGGTGAGGGATGATTCGGCGGCGGCACACAACGCGCCCGTCAAATCGCCGGAACCCATCATGGCCATCCGTAACCTCCGGTACGAACCGGCAGACAGCAGCCTGGCCGAAACTTCCTGGATGAACAATAAACTGGTGTTTACCGACGAATCCTTTGCTGAGCTGGCCCTCAAAATGGAACGCTGGTACAACATCCCCATCCGCTTCAGCGACGTAGAAACGGCGCAGCTGCGGTTTACAGGCTCGTTCGAAAAAGAAAGCGTGGAGCAGGCACTCCGCGCACTGGCGATCACAGCGCCATTCCGTTACCAGGTCAAAGACAGCGAAATAATCATTTCACGTAACTGAACAAACCAAAACTAAATCCACGCGTATGCCGACTTTCAACTCTACTTAGCCAAAAGCAGAAGGGCGAGGCGCCGTTGGTCCGGCACCCCGCCCTGGATCAGACATGTCAATGGCAGCTACCGGCCTGGTAAGCTGAAGGCTGCCCATTATCCAACCCGTTTCAATGTAAAAATATATGAAAAAGAGCAGGATTTTTCCCGGGCTCCCGGGAAAACATTTCCTAATAAAGCTTGCTGTTATGATGAAACTGACGGCTGCCATCCTGTTGACCGGTTTTCTCCACGTTTCCGCCGGTGTGTATTCGCAGGACAGGATCACGCTTCACATGAAGTCTGCCGATCTTAGAAAAGTGCTGAACGCCATAGAACAGAAATCCGGTTACCGGTTCCTGTACCATGAAAATCTGTTGAGCGATATGAGACGGGTGGACGTTTCGGTGGAAAACGCCGAAGTGCTTTCCGTGATGGAGCGCATGTTGCAATATTCTCCCCTCGCTTTCGAGCTGGTCAACGACCGGCTGATCGTGTTAAAAGAAGCCTACGGCGGAAGCGGCGGCCCCGGTCACGGGGCGCGTTACGGGTACCGATGGCCTCCCCATCCCCGGCGTGGCCATCCGCGTGAAAGGCAGCACCACCGGCGCGATCTCCGATGCCCAGGGCATGTACTCCATCAACGCGCCCGAGGGCTCGGTGCTCATTTTTTCGTTCATCGGGTATAACACCAAAGAAGTGACCGTGGGCGGGCAAAGCGTCATCAACGTCAGCCTCGACGTGGCGCAGGCCCAGCTGGAACAGGTGGTCGTAATCGGCTATGGCACCGCGCAAAAGCGCGACCTAACCGGGTCCATCGTTTCCATCAAAGGCAGCGAAGTGGCCGACAAGCCCAGCGCCAACCCCATCACATCCCTCCAGGGCCGCGTGGCGGGCCTCACCATCGTGAACAACGGCCGCATGAACACCGACCCCGACATCCGCATCCGCGGTACCAACACCATCAACGGCGTGAAACCGATTTTTGTGGTGGACGGGATCATCAATGACAACATCAACTTCATCAACCCGGCAGACATCGCTTCCATGGAGATCCTGAAAGATCCCTCGTCGCTCGCCATCTTCGGCGTCCGCGGTGCCAACGGTGTCATCATCATCTCCACCAAAAAGGCCGCCGCCGGGCAAACCGCCATCAATTTCAACTCCACCGTCGGCATCAAAAAAGTGACGGACCGCATCAAACTGACCGACGCCGCACAGTTCAAAACACTGTTCGACGAGCAGCTGGCCAACCAGGGCAATCCCGCCTACGACTATACGAACTGGCAGGCCAATACCAACTGGCAGGACCA
Proteins encoded in this region:
- a CDS encoding FecR family protein: MEDRIWELIARKLAGEASQEELRELEGLLRDHPELHIPVQAVADMWPRKAGRPDAETAAAWDRHQERMRQAGIRDMEPVSHEPFQLEAVRARPWKRYAGWAAAAAVLVLAATWLFRSQTGHPELAAAPSEVLVKYGSKTRVQLPDGTTVWLNAGSKLTYGRDFGSGSREVDLSGEGFFDVAKDPERPFIIRTSRMNVRVLGTRFNLRAYPNDKSSEAALLQGSIEVSLSSRPAERFLLKPNEKIVVRDDSAAAHNAPVKSPEPIMAIRNLRYEPADSSLAETSWMNNKLVFTDESFAELALKMERWYNIPIRFSDVETAQLRFTGSFEKESVEQALRALAITAPFRYQVKDSEIIISRN
- a CDS encoding STN domain-containing protein, whose protein sequence is MMKLTAAILLTGFLHVSAGVYSQDRITLHMKSADLRKVLNAIEQKSGYRFLYHENLLSDMRRVDVSVENAEVLSVMERMLQYSPLAFELVNDRLIVLKEAYGGSGGPGHGARYGYRWPPHPRRGHPRERQHHRRDLRCPGHVLHQRARGLGAHFFVHRV
- a CDS encoding hydrogen peroxide-inducible genes activator, encoding MTTVQLEYVVAVDTHRSFVTAAEKCFVTQPTLSMQIQKLEDELGVKIFDRSKLPVVPTEIGSAVIAQARIIIKENARIREIIADRKKEVQGTLKVGIIPTLAPYLLPRVLTAFLKKYPKVKLEVWEYSTEQIIQLLRQEQLDCGLLATPLHNQHLEEHPLFYENFVIYAAKSNKLSEKKLVDVADLDAKDIWVLNEGHCMRNQVLNICQDKFGMGEFKNLEYNTGSVETLKRMVELNEGYTILPELSLQDLTAKQLNMVRFFRSPEPVREISLVTHRYFIKQALIEAFRKEILASVPEKMRTRKTRKVIDILLEKP
- a CDS encoding RNA polymerase sigma-70 factor; this encodes MNTQELQRRIALYDDEAAYRELFDRFYKPLLQFATAFTRSREAAEEAVSDVFINIWERRHQLDSIDNLPVYLYVSTRNASLKHLLKQQKRSSVPLDDLVMEPESPAPDPEQTLLTAEMALQLQQAIQQLPPRCKIVFKLIREDGLRYKEVAQILNISVKTIDNQLAIALQKIGTALKMKLKKSTKD